GGGACAGTGCCCAGCCGGTGCCCGGCGCTCCCCAGCCCCCGGGAGCCGGTCCGGGATCCCGCTGACCCAAAATAAATGGTGTTCCCCCAGAATTGCCCCAACCATCCCCTGTGTGACACACCCAGGCACGGCTCCGTGCCTGGGACCAGCCTGCCGCTCTCCTTATGGCTGTAGCGAACCGGAGCTGGCTCGGTCAGAGTGCCCGGGGTGCTTTGAGCGCGCACGGGGGATCGGGGCTGTGTCCCCATTCTGTGCTCTGCCCGCTGCCTCACTGAGCTACTGTCATCTGTCTCTATTCCAGTGTCCCCTCCATCAACCTGAGCGGCTGCAAGTATGAGAGTGGTGAGTCAGAGGGGTCTCTGCAGGCTTCCAGCCCACACCAGGCTCTCCAGGTGCTGGGACCCAGTTCCCACTGGTTAATTTACTGCTACCAGACTGGCACTGGGCCCCAGTGTTAGCGGGGAGTTTGTCACACTTTGGATTGAGATTTCTCACGACTTAAAATGTGCAACAGCAGTACAAGCCCTCAACATCCCCCACACTTGCATTTGCCAGCTGTCTGCTAAAATGGGCAAGAAGGGTTCCATCAGGTACAGTGCAAGGGAGCACCTGGGATTGAAGACAGGACCTGAGGGTTGTCAACTGTTCAAGGTAAAGCTGGTGGTAATGCCTGGAACTTTCCCTGTGTTGTTCATCCCTGGTGACTCCAGGGAGCTGGtcctctcccttcccactcttcttttcttccacaAGCTGGATCTTGAAAGAACAAACTCCTGGCCCATGAGAGGTGTTATTAATCTACTTTGCTAAGGGATCTTGGTAAGCATGGATCCCCAtcacctccccagccctgccaaatTCATACTTGGCACTAGCGTGAACCATCCCAGCAGAGACCTTTTCCCACTGAGCTGTGTTCTGCTGCTGAAAGACCTTTGATTTGGGAGATTAAATTCACACCTTCACAAGACTTCTTGTCTGTCTGTGAGGTGCAAGACCCATGGGAAGTTCAATGCTGCTGTTGAGGCCCTGGCACCTCAAGACAGGTAGAATTAGAGGGTTAAAAGCTCCCAGAATActtgcagccagaggcttgGGGAGTTGGCCAGATAAAACTAGTGTTCCTGACACTTTCCAAGGGGTCATAACAATAACTTATACCTCTCAGAAGGGAACTGCAGCCcttgttgttttggggggttgttATCCCCTGTATGTGGCTCCTCCGCCAGAGATTTGTTTCACGTTCTGTCCCTGGTTATTTTGGGGGTTTATCAGTCCCTGTATGTGGCTTCCCTGCCTGGCCCCTGTCACTGCTTGCCTTGGCACAGTGCGGCGGGCGGCGCAGCACTGCGGGCTGAAGGAAGCGGGAGAAAACGAGGAGTGGACAGTGTACTGGACAGACAGCTCAGTCACTTTGGAGCGCCTCATGGAAATGAAGCGCTTCCAGGTAAACAAAACACTTGCCTAGCAGAAATTGCTCAGGAAGGAAGAGGGTGACACAAGGGTGTCTGTGGAACAGCATGTGGCAGAGTGAAACAGAAGTACCCAAAGCAGTGCCATGTGCCATCTGTGCCTCAGCTCCAAAGCACAGGGTCAGGTGCCTTTGTTTGTGCCATGTCCTTGGCTGGTGTCACCAGCAGCATTCAGCAGCTATGGTGGGAGCAGAAGCGTTCCAGCCCTGTGATGTGCTGTAAAATAAACAGCTGTTGATTAATGGCTCTTACGCTGCTCCAGGGCTAAGATGGAATAGGCAAATAAATCACTAGTGAAACTCAGATAAAGCGGCAGTAGCAAGTCTCACCCCCCCAGCAGTAGTTCAAGGCAGCCACAGGCTTGGCTTCCCTCTTCGTGCTGGTTCTCCAAGCACAGGCTTTCCTCAGGGCTGGGAGAATCCATTCCCACAGGGCCTCTGCTGATCTGGGTTTTTCTGCCCCACTTTCAGAAAATCAACCACTTCCCAGGCATGATCGAGCTGTGCCGCAAGGACCTGCTGGCTCGCAACCTGAACCGCATGCTCCGTCTCTTCCCCAAGGAGTACAGCATCTTCCCCCGCACGTGGTGCCTGCCAGCTGAGTGAGTGCCacagggagggggaggctgcTCGCCTGCTCCTTCTGGGCACTGGAGCCCAAACCTTCACTTGCTTTGGCATGCACCGTGGTGACCTCTTGCACAGACCCCCCAGAACAGGCGGCGATGTGTGTGAGGGAAAGGTGGGATTTGGAGAGCTGGGTCAGGTCATGGACCAATCTGTGACTCCTGGAGATTAGGAATGGGGTTTTGATTCATCCCCTGCAAAAAATCAGTGTGTGCTGGCATGCATCACCATGTTCTCAGTACCCAGCTGAGCTCTTACGAGAGAGTTCAGAGGGGTGTTTTGCAGCTGGTGATAGTCACCCCTTCTTTGCACAGCTACGGAGATTTCCATACCTACAGTTCCATGAGGAAAGCAAGAACATTCATCTGCAAGCCTGACAACAGGTGCCAGGGAAAAGGGATCTTCATAACCCACCACCCAGAGGAGATCAAGCATGGGGAACGCATGATCTGTCAGCAGTACATCTCTGAGGTACTGGGACAGTCCCAGAACATAAGGGTAGGATTCCAGTCTCCACTCTGCCAGCATCCCCCATGCTCCCCAGGTCTCCTCAGATCTGCTGGAGGTGTTGGTGGCTGCAGCACGTCAGGGACACAGACAAAGCTTGTtcctctgctgagcagcacaaGCTGCGGGGCGGTTCCTCACCTCAGCTTTGCTCCTGCCTCTCTCCTCACAGCCCTTCCTCATCGATGGCTTCAAGTTTGACATGCGCATCTACGTGCTGGTCACATCCTGTGACCCACTGAGGATTTTTCTCTATAAGGAGGGCCTGGCCCGGTTTGCCACCATGAGGTACATCGATCGCAGCACAAGAAACCTGGTAAAAAGGAAGTTTCAAAAAAACTCATATAGTATCTGTGGATGTCAGTCTTTAACTTGTCCTGGGGGCATTCCAGGCCTTGAAAAGGCAGGTGTTGGGAGTTGCAGGAATCCCAGCTTGAtgctttcctgttcttcctccattccccttcctcctcctcatggaagtatttcaggaaggaTAGTAGATCTACCCCAAGGCCCCACATTTGGGCTGTTTACTGCCATTAATACAGAATCATTGTTTGCTTGGATGGAACCTTGGAAGGTCTCCAACCTCAAAACTTGGTCAACAATAAATTCGTATCTGATTTCTCGGGGTCTCACCCTATCAGGTTTTGAAAATCTGCAGAATGAAGCCCCCCCTGGTGTCTCTGGGCAGCATGTTCTGCTTCTGGTCCTGATAAGCATGCTCAATTCCACACCATTCCTACTCTGCCCGTGCTTCAGGCAGAAAAGAACATGGGAGTATCTGGTGAggctgctcctgcttctgcttAGTGGTTCAGAGTGAACCACTAATGTCTCTTGTGGTTCCCTGCCAGGGTGACATCTGCATGCACCTGACCAATTATGCAATCAACAAACACAATGAGAACTTTGTTAAGGACGACATGGTGGGCAGCAAGAGGTACTGGCATGTCTGAGCACTGTAAGAACACTGCCTGGGGAAACTGCTTTACCTCAGCTTTCCTGGGGTGACACAGCTGAGCCCTTACCTCCTCCTGttccccttgcaggaagctgtCCACCCTGAATGCCTGGATGGCAGAGCACAGCTATGACACATCAAAGCTCTGGGCAGATATTGATGACATTGTTATAAAGACGCTGATTTCAGCTCACCCTGTGCTGAAACACAATTACCAGAGCTGCTTCTCCAACCACCCTACTGGCTGCGCCTGCTTTGAAATCCTGGGCTTTGACATTTTGCTGGATAGAAGGCTGAAGCCATGGCTGCTGGAGGTGAGGAAGGAgtggagagctcagagctgggggCTTGGGATGAACAGGGCTTGTTTGATTCAAAAGGACCACCCTGCCCACAGAATTAACCAGGCTGTGAAGCCAAACAacctgctgtgagcaggatcCAAGAGAACCCATTTCCTGTACGCCATCTAACAACAGAGAGTTTCCCAAGCCTTCAGACCCCTTGTCCTGTGAGCACCCTGAATTTGTGATAGCTGCCCCCGCCTGCACCCTCTGGGGTGGGCTCCAGGTGGCACAAGCAGGCAACACACTGCGGGAGAGAGTGCTGTGTGTAGCTTGCTCCTCTTGACATAGAGAAGAGCATCCATGGGCAATGTGGGGCACGGCTGGGACCATAGGCTCGGAGCTGGGGTGCTAGGTTAGGTTACCTGCTTGTCTTGGCAGGTGAACCACTCTCCCAGCTTCAACACAGATTCTCAGCTGGACCACGAGGTGAAGGATGCTCTTCTGTGTGATACCTTCAACCTGATCAATGTGCATGCCTGTGACAAGAGGAAGGTGCTGGAGGAAGACAAGCGGCGTGTAAAGGAACGGCTCCTTCAGGCCAACCAGACCGTCCGTGAGTCCAGGTACTGCTGCTcccccagagtgctgcaggtccCCAGTGAGCTAAGTCAGGGCATGACAGAGCAGGGTAAcaccagggctggctgctggaAGCTCTCAGAGCCCATGGCATTGTGCAGCCTCCGAGCTCTCCCAAGCCATCTGCATCCTGCAAGGAGGAGCCAGGGCTCCTCTCTGGGTGCCAGGAAATCAGTGCCACCCTGTGCTCTGGACCCTGACAGAGCTGTCCCCGAGCTGCGCCTCGGGGGTTGTCATCTCTtttgctggggatgggcagtgccagcatcctgggctggcagggatgcTCACATGAGGAACCACGGCCCTGCCTCAGGAACTGGGGTAGCCTGGGCATGGGCCCTTCTCCAGGGCAGCGGTCCTTTCAGGGCTGAGAGTGTCCTCTTCCTCTGTCTGCATGTCCTTCCATAAGCCCGTGTTCAATGAGACTGCTGCTTTGCAGGCAGTGCGTGactctctccagctgctgtttcCATCAGGAGTCCTGGGATAACCCTGGACTCCATGTCAGCCCTGCACACTGCCTGTCCCAGAGCCTCCCTCCAGAGTTCCCTGTCCTCCCTCCCGCTGCAGGCgcagggagcaggagagcagccaggctgcctGGCTGGCACAGGCTGAGACCTATGAGAACGAGCACCTGGGGGGGTTCCGACGCATCTACCCAGCACCTGGAACAGAGAAGTATGAGCCATTCTTCCAGCAGAGCAGGTCCCTCTTCCAGGAAACGGCATCATCCAAGGCACGAGAAGAGCATGCCAGGTACGGTGCTCCTTTGGAAACCCACTTCTCACAGGTGCAATGGAGACCACTTGCTCCTGGTCcctcctggggagcagctctgtgcttggCAGGTGTAAGAAAACAGGGAGAGtgggaggggaaaggaaggagccTGCACATGCTGTGGCACCACAGCAAAGAGACTCCTTTCAGATGGACTCCAGAGAGGCAAGGGCAGTACTCAATTGACTTTTGGACCCTGGAGACACCATTTCCCAAATGTCCCCCTCCCTTCTGACAAGCACAGCCTAATCCAAGggcatttctctttttaaaagtcTCTTCACAACCATCCCTGTCCTATCTCTTGGCACACTTCTATTACAGGCTATTCATACAGAACTTTGGCTGGCTGTAAATGTCCTCAGGTTGAAGGCTACTCCACAGCCTATTGCTGTTGTGGATTTGAGCCAGTGAGTGACTCTGCTGTTCTGTGGCAGGCAGCACCTGGAGGAGATTCgcctgaaaaatgaaaagctggAAGCTGCCgccaggaagaagaaaacaaacaggatCCAGAATAAAAGCACAGCTCCTACAACCCACCTTGCCCACAGAAGCACCAAGTCATGGGATAGAAAGGTACCTCAGTGTCAGCATTGCCCATGGGATCTCCAAGTCAGTGACATGGCTCTGGGAGCTAtgctgagccattgctgcaccCATGAAGCAGAAATTCCAGGTTTGACTCCCTGCATGATGTTCAGAGTCAACAACTTGTGTTGGCAGCACCACTGTTGTGCCTTTCTACTTTGGCTCTCACTGGAATCTCTGTCCCACCCTGAGACTGTCCCCAGGGTTGGAGCAGCTCATGGCTTGTCTCACCCATGCATTGTCCCAGCTTCAGTTTTGGTATAGCTCAGGTGTTTCTCTGCCGAGGTGCAGCGCATACAGTACAACTCCATGCAGCCCCAGGACATCATAGAAAATGAAGAGAAGAGGAGAGTGAATTCTCTGCTGCGGCGTGAGAAGCTGATCCGAAACCTGGGCATCATCGAccagctttcccagctgctctccacACCTGACACCCAGGGATCCTGTGCCCTCCAGAGCCAGGTAATGGCACTGCCCAGAGCCACCCCACACAGCCGAGGCAGAAGGATGGGGAGAAGTGAATTGGGCACAGGATGGGGGTGTGCTGCAGGCAGATCAGTTGCATCCTGTGCCTTCAGGATGATGAGTCTGGAATGGTGGTGGGGACAAAGTGCAGGGTAATGATTTAGTGAGCACCTGGACATGACTAGAGAAGACTTTTCCTTCCCATCTCCTGCCAAGGCCTACAGAAGTAAGCCATGgccattttccttccttccttccagctgcAGTTTCCCTGGGATGTCATCGGGGACCACAACACTGACGATGTAACTATGTTTATCTCATTCCTGGGAGTCCCAGCTGAGGACAGCCCTAGAGCCCAGGCCAGGCCACGGCCCGTCCCAGGCCCAGATCCCAACGACATGAAGACACTCTGCATTCAGGGCCGGAGTGTCCTGTACCACGCACGGCACGAGGGCCCCCGGGCGCTGGGCGGGGGCTGGCTGCAGGGCCAGGCCGCGGGGGCAGTGGtcacccagccctgtgcccaaCCTAAGCAGCCACTGAGagaacagcagctccctggcacTGAAACCCAGGCTGAAGGCTGTAAGTACACATCACCTTCCTGTGTATGCTGTGGGTGCTCCTGGCCTTGCCAGGGTGAAAGGAATGGGTGGGCTTGATGGAGCTCTCAGGGGTGCTGGGACACTGCAAAAGAGTTGCCATGCTCTGCCTAGGATACTGGAACCACTGGAAGTCTCTGTCTGAGGCTTGGAGCATCCCATTTGCAGGGTCAGGGAAGAACCATGGGTGGTTTCCCAGGACCAAGGGTTGATGAGCAGGCATGGGGGAGCGTGAGAAGCCAGGAAAGTCAAAGGGGTGCATTAGCTCCTGGGGGTCAGAGGGGACATGGTGACATAGCACAGACCCCAATCTCTTCCCAGGCCTCCCTCCCACCACACTGCTCCCAGCCCATGCTCTcaccctccatccctgccctgcctggctcccCAGCATGGGCTTCATCCACTCTGCAGCCTTAGGACCaagggagcaggggcagaggaggTGCTGCCAAGACCAAGCCCCACTGAGAAGGGCAGTGGGGGCTGctgacctgcagagctgctggctctgcacacCCCCACATCCGTGTGTGCTGTTCCAGGTGATGCTGGTAGCCCGTCATCCTCCGATGGAGGCAGCTGTCCCCCGGcttccccagccagccccaggcaggccaCAGGTGATGGCATCTTCAGCCATCCACTTCTTCCCGTCGCTGCTGCCGTTCGGGTGGAGCACGCAAATGCCTCAGACCATGGCAGAGCCTCACCATGCCAGTGTGTCACATCATGCCAACACCTCGCCCCATGCCAGTGCCTCGCACCTTCACAGCATGAAAAGCACAGGTAACATGGCCGAGGGGCTCAGCCTTCCTCCCATGTGTGCTGGAATGAAAACTAGGACTTACAGGACAGGCTGGCTGCCTCAATCAACTGCGGCGTCGGCAGCTGAGCCCCCTGACCAGAGCCTGGGCCCAGCATGGTTCTGGCTGCCCATCCCAGCTAGCTTCACCTCTGCCAGGACCGGAGCCTGGTGCTCGTACCCCTGTCCGTGCCCTGCTCGCTGCACTCGCGTCCGTGACCCACCACTGTCTGCAGCAAAACCCTGCAGAGGGCACCTGGCTCCGGATCCGTCGGAACCTCGCTTCCCCCCGCCCCGGGGCCCCTTCTGCCGCCGACCCCGCCCGTTCCTGGGCCGCTTCCTGGCCATGGCGCTGCTGCTTCAGCGCGGCCTGCGTGCGGTCCCGCTCCTCGCCTGGGCTccgcggcgggcggcggcggcgcagCCCGGGGACCCGGAGCCGCCGGACCCGGCGCTGGAGGAGACGGAGAGGTGCGAAGCGGCCGTTCCGCGCTCGGGGCCTGTGCTGGCCCGGGCGCTCACGCATGTTCTCCGCAGGGCGCGGCGacggcgggcggcggcgcggaTGGAGCGGCTGCGGCGGGAGTTGGGCGGGGGTCGCGGAGCCCCGGAGCGTGCCCTGACCTGGCAGGCGATGGAGCAGCTGCGGTGAGCGCGGGACCGGGCGGGCCGCTCCGCGCCCGGTGACCGGCCCCGTGACCGTGCTCGTGCCCGCAGGTTCCTGCGGCAGGAGCTGCCCGAGGAGTGGCCGCTGGAGCGCCTGGCCCAGGGGTTTGGTGTCAGCACCGACGTGGTGCGGCGGGTGCTGCGGAGCCGCGGCTGCCCTTCTCCGCGCCGCCGCCTGCGGCAGGACCAGCGGGCGCTGAGCGCCGCCGCCACCGCAGCGCCGCCGGGACGGGGAGCGGGGGACGGGCGCGAGGTGCGCGCCCCCGACGGGACGCTGCTGTACCGGCTGCCGCGGGGCTGGGGCGGGCCGGGGCCCGGCGCGCAATAAACGGAGTTGGGACCCGCCTCCGCCTGTGTCGCTTCCGTCGCGCCGGGCGCGGGCTGCCAGGCGGCGGGGATGAGCTCCGAGGCGGCGGAGCTGAGCTCCAAGGGGCCGGCGATGGGCTCCGAGATGGCGCGGCTGCTAGAGGCGGTGGACTTCGCAGCCAGAAAACACAAGGAGCAGCGGCGTCTGGATCCCGAGGGCACCCCCTACATCAACCACCCCATCGGTGCGGAAACCCCGCGGCACCGCGTCCCGCTCCCGGGAGACCCCTGCGGCCCCTCTCTCCCTCACCCCTGGGACCCATCCTGCCCCGGTGCGCTGCCACCCCCTCCGGAGCCTCCCACTCTGGTCCCTGGGGAGAACCGTGTCCTTTCTCTCGTACCACATCCTCCAGCCCGATGGGGCAGCTTTCGAAGCACTGCAGCCCtggcccctgccccagccctgtgtcTGGGTGTGGCTGCCACCGCACTGTTGCACTGCTTTGGATGGGGCCCAGGGGAGCTGCTGAGGCGCCCCTAAGCCACAATCGCACCTGCCAGACCTGGGGGCAGCTCCCACCTTGGGGGTAGTGCCAGCGCCTGGGACcttcctgtgtccccagctaAAGGATCCACCGCGCAGGACGTTCCCGTGGGGTCTCCCCCGGCCAGGGTTGATCTCGGGGAAACCTCGCTGCCCACCGTGCAGCGCAGCCCCGGTGTCACCCACGGGAGCGACTGTCCCggcctggagctgcctgttcCCCTCCCACGTTTCCGTTCTCACTGCAGGCGTCGCCAGGATCCTGGCACACGAGGCCGGTGTGACGGACATAGTGGTGCTGCAGGTaacgccctgccctgccctgcctgttcCCTGTTGCTCAGCCCAGACCACTGCAGTCCCCCTCGTCCCCTCCTCGCCACAGGCTGCCCTCCTGCACGACACCGTGGAGGACACGGACACCACGTTCTCCGAGATCGAGGAGTGGTTCGGTGCAGAGGTGCGGTGTGTGGTGGAGGAGGTGACGGACGACAAGACCTTGCCCAAGATGGAGCGGAAGCGGCTGCAGATCGAGCATGCTCCCATTTGCAGCCGGCGGGCCAAGCTGGTTAAACTGGCGGACAAGCTGTACAACCTGCGGGACCTGAATCGCTGCACCCCGCGAGGTACCGCCCACATCGGGAGGGACGAGCCCGGCTGGTCCCAGGCAGCAGCATGGCTGGTGCCGGCTGGCTCTGCCGAGGGGCAGAGGAACGCCGGGGCTGCCCGGGGCGGCAGTGGCGGGAGCGAGGGcagtgtgcctgtgcctgtgtcagtggctggctgtgcctgtgttAGTGGCTGTGTCTCCGTGCGTGTGTCTTCATGTCCGAGGACTGGGGGCGGGGGCGCTGCCGGTGTTGCGGAGCCCGAAGTGACGTCACGCGTATACCCGCAGGATGGTCGGCGGAGCGCGTGCAGGAGTACTTCCGGTGGGCGGCGCGCGTGGTGTCCGGCCTGCGCGGGACCAGCGCTGCCCTGGAGGGGGCGCTGCAGCGCTTGTTCGAAGAGCGCGGCGTGGCCACGTGACCGCCGCGGCCGCCTCGGCCAATAAACGTGCGCAGAGCTCGGCGTCGCTGGGTTGCCATGGTATCGTGCGCTTCCGCCATCGCCGAGTTCCGGCTGTGCTCTGCCCGCGCTCGGGCGTTCCCGGTGCTGACCCGGTCCCCGCCATGGCGCTCGCCGGGCGGCACGACGCGCCCGAGCCGCCGGACTTCGGGATCCTGAAGCGGCTGGCGCGAGACCAGCTCGTCTACCTGTTGGAGCAGGTCCGGGGCCCGCCCGGGGCAGGGATCGGTGTTGGCCGCGGGTTTGGGGGTCGGGAGTCGAGGTCGGGGCGGGAGGGGCTCGGCACGGGGCAGCCGCGGGGTGCCGGCCCATGCGCGCCTGCCCGCAGCTCCCCGGGAAGAAGGACCTGTTTATCGAGGCCGACCTGATGAGCCCCCTGGACCGCATCGCTAACGTGTCCATCCTGAAGGTACCGCGGGGTCCGCTCGGGCTGGGCCTGCCCGCCGCATTCGCCCGCGCCCAACCCGGCCCTGTCCCCGCAGCAGCACGACGTGGACAAGCTCTACAAGGTGGAGACGCGGCCGGGCCCCGGCGCTAGCGACCAGTGAGTGCCCCGCGCTGGGCCGCCTGCCCCGCTCAGAGCGCGGCTCTGCCGGAGCCCGAGTAGGGCCTTGGAGAGAAGGGTCCGTGAGCACGGGCGGGTGCGAGCAGTCCCGGGTACGAGCAGCTCTCGCTCCCCTCTGTGATGCAGGTTCTGCTTCCTGGTACGGCCGCGGGTCAGGACCATGAGGTTCATCGCGGGTGAGTGTGGCCCCAGAGGCGGCTgcccctcagctgctctgggccaTCGCTGCGCCCGGGCCCGAGGGGCTCTCGGTGAGCCCCGCTCCCGGGGTTTCACTGTTCCTGGGGCGATCGGGCTCTGTGAGCCGAggggagctgtccctggcagggtgggcagctctgcaggggctgtgcgGGATGTCCACAGATATTGTCAACGCTGACAAGATGTCAGGGAGGAGTAGGAAGTACAAAATCATCTTCAGCCCCCAGAAGGTTAGTGGGACTCACAGCGCTGCCCATTCCCCTGTCACTCTGTGCCTGCCTAGCTTTTGCACCTTCCACCCCTTCTATAGGCACCAAAACCCATTTGTTTCTAACCTAGAAATGTTTAAGTAAACCCAAGTGTTTTGATACCTGGGAAAGCACTGGGCCCTTCCAGAGCTTTTCCTGCTTAGAGTCTGCTTGGACCTGAGGGTCTCCTGTTCCTTTCCAGTTCTATGCTTGTGAGATGGTGCTGGAGGAAGAGGGTGTCTTTGGTGGTGAGTggggctgcagtgctggctcagtgcaGCTGACACTGCAGGATTCCAGTTGAATCCCACTGCTGGCATCCctgtgtgggcagggacaggaaggTGGGCAGGGAAACACAGGTTCTCTTGAGGTTGGCAGATGTATGCCCACACAGCATCAGCCCCTCTCTTCTGCCTGAGGAGAGGAGACAGGATCCTGCCACCCATCCTGTCTGAAGCTGAATAGTCCCTGTTTTGGGCCTGCTGTGATTCTTGGGGCTcttcctgcccagggctgcatA
This window of the Cinclus cinclus chromosome 13, bCinCin1.1, whole genome shotgun sequence genome carries:
- the HDDC3 gene encoding guanosine-3',5'-bis(diphosphate) 3'-pyrophosphohydrolase MESH1 — its product is MGSEMARLLEAVDFAARKHKEQRRLDPEGTPYINHPIGVARILAHEAGVTDIVVLQAALLHDTVEDTDTTFSEIEEWFGAEVRCVVEEVTDDKTLPKMERKRLQIEHAPICSRRAKLVKLADKLYNLRDLNRCTPRGWSAERVQEYFRWAARVVSGLRGTSAALEGALQRLFEERGVAT
- the TTLL13 gene encoding tubulin polyglutamylase TTLL13; translated protein: MEMKRFQKINHFPGMIELCRKDLLARNLNRMLRLFPKEYSIFPRTWCLPADYGDFHTYSSMRKARTFICKPDNRCQGKGIFITHHPEEIKHGERMICQQYISEPFLIDGFKFDMRIYVLVTSCDPLRIFLYKEGLARFATMRYIDRSTRNLGDICMHLTNYAINKHNENFVKDDMVGSKRKLSTLNAWMAEHSYDTSKLWADIDDIVIKTLISAHPVLKHNYQSCFSNHPTGCACFEILGFDILLDRRLKPWLLEVNHSPSFNTDSQLDHEVKDALLCDTFNLINVHACDKRKVLEEDKRRVKERLLQANQTVRESRRREQESSQAAWLAQAETYENEHLGGFRRIYPAPGTEKYEPFFQQSRSLFQETASSKAREEHARQHLEEIRLKNEKLEAAARKKKTNRIQNKSTAPTTHLAHRSTKSWDRKVQRIQYNSMQPQDIIENEEKRRVNSLLRREKLIRNLGIIDQLSQLLSTPDTQGSCALQSQLQFPWDVIGDHNTDDVTMFISFLGVPAEDSPRAQARPRPVPGPDPNDMKTLCIQGRSVLYHARHEGPRALGGGWLQGQAAGAVVTQPCAQPKQPLREQQLPGTETQAEGCDAGSPSSSDGGSCPPASPASPRQATGDGIFSHPLLPVAAAVRVEHANASDHGRASPCQCVTSCQHLAPCQCLAPSQHEKHRARRRRAAARMERLRRELGGGRGAPERALTWQAMEQLRFLRQELPEEWPLERLAQGFGVSTDVVRRVLRSRGCPSPRRRLRQDQRALSAAATAAPPGRGAGDGREVRAPDGTLLYRLPRGWGGPGPGAQ